A window of Microcystis aeruginosa FD4 contains these coding sequences:
- a CDS encoding HNH endonuclease produces MVSLSTRRIVRQRAKYLCEYCHSPEYLSPDLFTLDHILPKSLGGTDNPDNLCLACHRCNERHYNFTTAIDPSTQTEVSLFNPRVQQWGEHFIWTKDGLKIIGITPIGRVCSKKYGRSIRIENLRFHR; encoded by the coding sequence ATGGTGTCCCTATCAACTCGAAGAATAGTCCGACAACGAGCTAAATATCTTTGTGAATATTGTCATTCTCCAGAATACTTGAGTCCAGACCTTTTTACCCTTGACCACATATTGCCAAAGTCCTTGGGGGGGACTGATAATCCTGACAATCTTTGTTTGGCTTGTCATCGTTGTAACGAGCGACACTATAACTTTACCACAGCGATTGACCCTTCTACTCAAACAGAAGTCTCTCTATTTAATCCCAGAGTACAGCAGTGGGGAGAACATTTTATCTGGACAAAAGACGGACTAAAAATTATCGGCATAACTCCTATAGGTAGGGTTTGCAGCAAAAAGTACGGGCGAAGCATTCGGATAGAAAATCTACGGTTTCACCGATAG
- a CDS encoding PEP-CTERM sorting domain-containing protein (PEP-CTERM proteins occur, often in large numbers, in the proteomes of bacteria that also encode an exosortase, a predicted intramembrane cysteine proteinase. The presence of a PEP-CTERM domain at a protein's C-terminus predicts cleavage within the sorting domain, followed by covalent anchoring to some some component of the (usually Gram-negative) cell surface. Many PEP-CTERM proteins exhibit an unusual sequence composition that includes large numbers of potential glycosylation sites. Expression of one such protein has been shown restore the ability of a bacterium to form floc, a type of biofilm.), which yields MKKFLTMLTPLTLMGLAGVTPAQAAIVAGWNQFNANTASYPKAADTVGANITSTGLDTAGINRVISSSFVLSGWNTGGTVNTNQYVEFAVQPGAGFQVDFTNLQLNAAQDETALNLVLRSSIDGFTSNLGTQVSLTNILNTYSFDLSSLAPQTGPVQFRLYGLNADPFIVFLFGENSANVAGGGFVAINGDITPTGGGPVSTPEPSGIVSLIAVGALGAASLRRRG from the coding sequence ATGAAAAAATTCCTGACAATGTTAACCCCCTTGACTCTGATGGGACTAGCTGGGGTTACTCCTGCTCAAGCGGCAATAGTAGCTGGTTGGAATCAATTTAATGCCAATACCGCATCCTATCCCAAAGCAGCCGATACTGTAGGTGCGAATATAACCAGCACTGGGTTAGATACCGCTGGGATAAATCGGGTGATTAGTTCTTCGTTCGTGCTGTCTGGATGGAATACAGGTGGCACTGTTAATACCAACCAATACGTCGAATTTGCCGTACAACCGGGTGCAGGTTTTCAAGTCGATTTTACTAACTTGCAACTCAATGCGGCTCAGGATGAAACTGCGCTAAATTTAGTCTTGCGCTCTAGTATTGATGGGTTCACCAGTAATTTAGGCACACAAGTTAGCCTAACAAATATCCTCAATACCTACAGCTTTGACTTAAGCAGTTTAGCACCCCAAACCGGACCAGTGCAGTTCCGTCTCTATGGACTGAATGCTGATCCATTTATAGTCTTCCTCTTTGGTGAAAACTCTGCCAATGTTGCCGGGGGTGGGTTTGTGGCTATTAATGGGGATATCACTCCCACTGGTGGCGGTCCTGTATCAACCCCGGAACCTAGTGGTATAGTGAGTTTAATCGCTGTTGGTGCGTTGGGTGCCGCTTCCCTTCGTCGTCGGGGATAA
- a CDS encoding HNH endonuclease, whose product MNPSPIPDYIKDKIRQQANNRCGYCLSLQKYVLGLLEIEHIIPKAKGGSDDEYNLWLACRLCNGYKGRQTEAKDPETEQIVPLFNPRKQIWSEHFQWSQEGTQILGKTPCGRATVMALKLNNLIATTVRQQWILAGWHPPKI is encoded by the coding sequence ATGAATCCTAGCCCTATTCCCGACTATATTAAAGATAAAATTCGCCAACAAGCTAATAATCGCTGTGGGTATTGTTTAAGTTTACAAAAATATGTGTTAGGATTGCTGGAGATTGAACATATCATTCCTAAAGCTAAAGGGGGAAGCGATGATGAATATAATCTCTGGTTAGCTTGTCGTTTATGCAATGGCTATAAGGGCAGACAAACCGAAGCAAAAGACCCCGAAACTGAGCAAATAGTTCCCCTTTTTAATCCAAGAAAACAAATATGGTCAGAACATTTTCAATGGAGTCAAGAGGGAACACAAATTTTAGGAAAAACGCCTTGTGGACGTGCAACAGTTATGGCATTAAAACTCAATAATTTGATTGCCACCACAGTTAGACAACAATGGATCTTAGCAGGATGGCATCCCCCTAAAATTTAA
- a CDS encoding argininosuccinate synthase: MGRAKRVVLAYSGGVDTSVCIPYLKQEWGVEEVITLAADLGQGDELGPIQEKALRCGAIESLVVNAQEEFVKEYAFPSIQANALYENRYPLSTALARPLIAKLLVEAAEKYGADAVAHGCTGKGNDQVRFDVGIMALNPSLKVLAPAREWGMSREETIAYGEKFGIESPVKKSSPFSIDRNLLGRSIEAGPLEDPMTEPPEEIYLMTKAIADTPNEPEYVDIGFNQGIPVSLNGENLDSVTLISQLNDLVGKHGVGRLDMIENRVVGIKSREIYEAPALLVLIDAHRDLESLTLTGDVTQYKRGIEETYGQLIYKGLWYSPLKEAIDAFILKTQEQVTGSVRVKLFKGNAKVVGRQSVNSIYSPDLATYGAEDQFDHKAAEGFIYVWGLPSKVWAEKTRGK, translated from the coding sequence ATGGGACGCGCCAAGAGAGTGGTTTTAGCTTATTCCGGAGGAGTCGATACTTCCGTCTGTATTCCCTATCTCAAACAGGAATGGGGAGTAGAAGAAGTGATTACCCTAGCCGCCGATTTAGGACAGGGAGACGAATTAGGACCAATTCAAGAAAAGGCTCTGCGCTGCGGAGCGATCGAATCCTTAGTGGTGAATGCCCAGGAAGAATTCGTCAAAGAATACGCTTTTCCCTCAATTCAAGCTAATGCCCTCTACGAAAATCGTTATCCCCTTTCTACCGCCCTGGCTCGTCCTTTAATCGCTAAATTATTAGTAGAGGCCGCCGAGAAATACGGGGCCGATGCCGTCGCTCACGGTTGCACCGGCAAAGGTAACGATCAAGTGCGTTTTGATGTGGGCATTATGGCCCTCAATCCTAGTTTAAAAGTTCTCGCTCCCGCCCGGGAATGGGGCATGAGCCGGGAAGAAACCATTGCCTACGGGGAAAAATTCGGGATCGAGTCTCCCGTGAAAAAATCCTCGCCTTTTAGTATCGATCGTAACCTGTTGGGGCGCAGCATTGAAGCCGGTCCCTTGGAAGATCCGATGACGGAACCCCCGGAAGAAATCTATTTAATGACCAAAGCGATCGCCGATACTCCCAACGAGCCAGAATACGTCGATATTGGTTTTAATCAGGGGATTCCCGTCAGTTTAAACGGAGAAAATCTCGATTCTGTCACGCTAATTAGTCAATTAAATGACCTAGTGGGTAAACACGGTGTTGGTCGGTTAGATATGATCGAAAACCGGGTAGTGGGAATTAAATCCCGAGAAATTTACGAGGCCCCAGCTTTATTAGTTTTAATTGATGCTCACCGGGACTTAGAAAGTTTAACTTTAACTGGAGATGTTACCCAATATAAACGGGGAATTGAAGAGACCTACGGACAGTTAATTTATAAAGGATTGTGGTACAGTCCCTTAAAGGAAGCGATCGATGCTTTTATCCTCAAAACCCAAGAACAGGTAACGGGATCGGTGCGAGTGAAACTGTTTAAAGGTAACGCTAAAGTGGTCGGTCGTCAGTCAGTCAATTCTATCTATTCTCCCGATTTAGCTACCTATGGGGCCGAGGATCAATTTGATCATAAAGCTGCCGAAGGTTTCATCTATGTTTGGGGATTACCCAGCAAAGTTTGGGCTGAAAAAACTAGAGGGAAGTAA
- a CDS encoding DICT sensory domain-containing protein: MSRSTSVLTELLQLLPQWRTQMYFKASLTALSHAMEDQVLAEDDQPLVIASFQRERFYRQEAHRYRRIAQKSGQVYVLSAPETDFKHSSDIYETIAFQPEDSLAQEWHLVVISRHYASCLICRERTHLTAEGENGAAMDNNRRFEGIWTSDRHVSQQAAQILLNHILDYRPELAEKIRRAQEEYLICELTDRDHQDEPDPFVQRLVTYLQAGQYKLLKANRSLASKEHKERLINSVTAAIRRSLDPEDILQVAVQKLGEGLGVCRCVVYRCKEADINATIEHEFLNPGITSIKGQKWPLKNNPLFQEVLELRESLKIEDAIHDPRLPGDSIQNLVRECSIFSWLLVPIFYQSRLLGMLELHHCGPYTTTWKSEDVALVDAVATQIGVALIQAEAYANLQDLNEQLAALDRTRSNLVAITGHELRTPLSTIQVCLESLASEPDMPAEMRQIMLDTALKDAERMRKLIQDFLTLSRLESGRVNWNPEALSLSECVELAISHVHSRHLDNDNPKISNLVPPNLPFVLADGEWLVELLSKLLDNACKFTGREGNVSIEVASGKPKTLEVTISDTGRGIEPNRLEQVFDRFYQEEGALRRSAGGTGLGLAICRQIVNGWGGKIWAESRGKNHGSQFHFTIPIFKDKTNDNPQNTAPKKSSRRPASKRK; the protein is encoded by the coding sequence ATGAGCAGATCAACTTCTGTTTTAACAGAACTGTTGCAGTTACTCCCCCAATGGCGAACGCAGATGTACTTCAAAGCATCCCTGACCGCGCTATCCCACGCCATGGAGGATCAGGTTTTAGCGGAAGACGATCAACCATTAGTGATTGCCAGTTTTCAGCGTGAGCGCTTTTATCGTCAAGAGGCCCATCGCTATCGACGCATTGCCCAAAAAAGCGGGCAAGTTTATGTTTTGTCGGCCCCAGAAACCGATTTTAAGCATAGTTCCGACATTTACGAGACGATCGCTTTTCAACCAGAGGACAGTTTAGCCCAAGAATGGCATCTAGTGGTTATCAGTCGCCATTATGCTAGTTGTTTAATCTGTCGGGAGCGAACCCATCTGACAGCAGAGGGGGAAAATGGGGCAGCTATGGATAATAATCGTCGTTTTGAGGGGATTTGGACGAGTGATCGCCATGTAAGTCAACAGGCCGCCCAAATTCTTTTAAATCATATTCTCGATTATCGTCCCGAACTAGCGGAGAAAATTAGGCGCGCCCAAGAAGAATACCTGATCTGTGAACTGACGGACAGGGATCATCAAGATGAACCGGATCCCTTTGTCCAGCGATTGGTCACTTATTTGCAAGCAGGACAGTATAAACTGCTGAAAGCCAATCGCTCCCTGGCATCGAAAGAACACAAGGAAAGACTGATCAACTCGGTGACAGCGGCGATCCGTCGTTCCCTCGATCCGGAAGATATCCTACAGGTAGCAGTGCAGAAATTGGGCGAGGGATTAGGAGTCTGTCGCTGCGTGGTCTATCGTTGTAAGGAAGCCGACATTAACGCCACCATCGAACACGAATTTTTAAACCCCGGCATTACTTCCATCAAAGGACAAAAATGGCCCCTGAAAAATAATCCTCTGTTTCAGGAAGTGCTGGAATTGAGAGAATCCCTAAAAATCGAAGACGCTATTCACGATCCCCGTCTCCCCGGGGATTCCATTCAAAATCTGGTGCGGGAATGTTCCATCTTTTCTTGGTTATTAGTACCGATTTTTTACCAAAGTCGTCTCTTGGGAATGTTGGAACTGCATCACTGTGGACCCTATACCACCACTTGGAAAAGCGAGGATGTCGCCCTTGTGGACGCGGTGGCCACTCAAATCGGAGTCGCTCTCATTCAAGCAGAGGCATACGCTAATTTACAGGATTTAAACGAACAATTAGCTGCCCTCGATCGCACTCGTTCTAATTTAGTCGCCATTACCGGCCATGAATTACGCACCCCCCTGTCCACCATTCAAGTCTGTCTAGAAAGTTTGGCCTCGGAACCAGATATGCCGGCGGAAATGCGCCAAATTATGCTTGATACTGCCCTGAAAGATGCGGAACGAATGCGTAAGTTAATCCAAGATTTTTTAACTCTTTCCAGGTTAGAAAGTGGCCGGGTTAATTGGAATCCCGAAGCTTTATCTTTATCGGAATGTGTGGAATTAGCCATCAGTCACGTTCACTCCCGCCATCTCGACAACGACAACCCAAAAATTAGCAATCTTGTCCCCCCTAATCTGCCCTTTGTTTTAGCCGATGGCGAGTGGTTAGTGGAATTACTCTCCAAACTGCTCGATAATGCCTGTAAGTTTACCGGACGGGAGGGAAATGTCTCGATCGAAGTCGCTTCGGGAAAACCAAAAACTCTAGAAGTAACCATTTCTGACACTGGACGCGGGATCGAACCCAATCGTTTAGAACAGGTTTTTGATCGCTTTTACCAAGAGGAAGGGGCCCTGCGACGCAGTGCCGGGGGAACCGGGTTAGGACTGGCTATCTGTCGTCAGATCGTTAATGGTTGGGGCGGCAAAATTTGGGCAGAATCCAGGGGCAAAAATCACGGCAGTCAGTTTCATTTTACTATTCCAATATTTAAAGATAAAACTAACGATAATCCCCAAAATACCGCTCCGAAAAAATCCTCTCGTCGTCCGGCCAGTAAACGTAAATAG
- a CDS encoding SGNH/GDSL hydrolase family protein, which translates to MLLEIGIIRLSLIILGVLFALALFLEAILRIVFGFGNPLIYEADAEIGYLLAPNQQTRRFSNLIAVNQYSMRSDPITPQRPPETTRIMLIGDSIANGSWWTDQKETISALITKNLGQNLTGSVEVLNASANSWGPRNQLAYLRRFGTFESQVIVLLMNTDDLFALAPSSAVVGREINYPARRPALALIELYDRYFKRYPPLPPVQEGGDRVGNNLTALAQIQALAQANQARLIIAITPLIREAQKQGRDYELKSRQRLADFTDNQQIFYLDFLPIFQAHPNPDSLYRDNIHLSGDGNELISQKLAEAIKKVF; encoded by the coding sequence GTGTTATTAGAAATTGGTATCATTCGGCTGTCTTTAATCATTCTAGGCGTTCTTTTCGCCCTTGCCCTTTTCCTTGAGGCTATTTTAAGAATTGTCTTCGGGTTCGGTAATCCGCTTATTTACGAAGCTGATGCCGAAATTGGCTATCTTTTGGCTCCTAATCAACAAACACGCCGTTTTTCCAATCTTATCGCCGTTAATCAGTATTCGATGCGGAGCGATCCGATTACACCTCAACGGCCCCCAGAGACGACGAGAATAATGTTAATCGGTGATTCGATCGCTAATGGCTCCTGGTGGACGGATCAAAAAGAGACCATTTCTGCTTTAATCACCAAAAATTTAGGCCAGAATCTGACTGGTTCAGTGGAGGTTCTCAATGCTTCGGCCAATTCGTGGGGACCGCGCAATCAATTGGCTTATCTGCGACGTTTCGGAACCTTTGAATCCCAGGTGATTGTGTTATTAATGAACACCGATGATCTGTTCGCTTTAGCTCCTAGTTCGGCGGTGGTGGGACGAGAAATTAATTATCCCGCTCGCCGGCCGGCTTTAGCTTTAATCGAATTATATGATCGATATTTTAAGCGTTATCCTCCCCTACCACCGGTGCAAGAAGGAGGCGATCGAGTGGGCAATAATTTAACCGCTCTTGCCCAAATTCAAGCCCTTGCTCAGGCTAATCAAGCCCGTTTAATTATCGCTATTACCCCCCTCATTCGCGAAGCTCAAAAACAGGGGCGAGATTATGAATTGAAATCCCGTCAAAGACTAGCGGATTTCACCGACAACCAGCAGATTTTTTATCTAGATTTTCTGCCCATTTTTCAAGCCCATCCTAATCCTGATTCCCTCTATCGCGATAATATTCACCTCAGTGGAGACGGTAACGAGTTAATCAGTCAAAAACTGGCCGAGGCAATCAAAAAAGTCTTTTAA
- a CDS encoding 5-(carboxyamino)imidazole ribonucleotide synthase, whose amino-acid sequence MMQTRVGVIGGGQLAGMMAQEAKKLGISLIVQTPHPDDPAVALADGVVFAEIADVEGTKKLAQHCDLITFENEFVNLDALEELAATGVKFYPSLANLRPLLDKYEQRCYLRSLGLPVPDFWAIDNLSQLENYPFPLVLKARRHGYDGQGTFIIRTPEELNAKKPQLERLDLMLEAYIPYERELAIVAARGLTGEIVTYPVVETHQEEQVCHWVIAPAALNQSLHAQTEPIAHHLLSSLSAVGVFGIELFVTPQGEVLINEIAPRTHNSGHYSLSACLTSQFALQLQAVANLPLGATDLKSAGAVMVNLLGFEDSDGDYAEKRAVLAAIPEAHVFWYGKKSRPGRKLGHVTLLRDTSDRSELSALAKQIEKLWYGG is encoded by the coding sequence ATGATGCAAACAAGGGTTGGTGTTATTGGTGGTGGACAATTAGCTGGGATGATGGCACAGGAAGCCAAGAAATTAGGCATTTCTCTAATTGTACAAACACCACACCCCGACGATCCCGCCGTTGCTTTAGCTGACGGGGTTGTCTTCGCAGAAATAGCTGACGTGGAAGGCACAAAAAAACTAGCTCAACATTGTGATCTGATTACTTTTGAAAATGAGTTTGTTAATTTAGATGCCCTAGAAGAATTAGCGGCCACAGGAGTGAAATTCTATCCTAGTTTGGCAAATCTGCGCCCCCTATTGGATAAATACGAGCAAAGATGTTATTTACGCTCCCTAGGGTTGCCTGTGCCTGATTTTTGGGCGATAGATAATTTATCCCAACTAGAAAATTATCCTTTTCCGCTAGTGCTGAAAGCGCGACGACACGGTTATGATGGTCAAGGAACCTTTATTATTCGCACTCCTGAAGAATTAAACGCCAAAAAGCCGCAATTAGAGCGTCTTGACTTGATGTTAGAAGCTTATATTCCCTACGAGCGCGAATTAGCCATCGTTGCCGCTAGGGGATTAACCGGGGAAATCGTCACCTATCCCGTGGTGGAAACCCATCAAGAGGAGCAAGTCTGTCACTGGGTAATCGCTCCCGCCGCTCTTAACCAATCATTACACGCTCAAACCGAACCTATCGCCCATCATCTGTTAAGTAGTTTGTCGGCGGTGGGTGTTTTCGGGATCGAATTATTTGTCACTCCGCAGGGAGAGGTATTGATTAATGAAATCGCTCCCCGTACCCATAATTCGGGTCATTACAGCCTCTCTGCCTGTCTTACCTCCCAATTTGCCCTACAACTGCAAGCAGTGGCTAATTTGCCCCTCGGAGCCACGGATTTAAAATCTGCCGGGGCAGTCATGGTTAATTTATTAGGTTTTGAGGATAGTGACGGCGATTACGCCGAAAAACGAGCAGTTTTAGCGGCAATTCCGGAGGCTCACGTTTTTTGGTATGGTAAAAAATCCCGTCCGGGTCGAAAATTAGGCCATGTCACCCTGTTAAGGGATACAAGCGATCGCTCTGAGTTATCAGCCCTAGCAAAGCAGATAGAAAAGCTTTGGTATGGTGGTTAG
- a CDS encoding pentapeptide repeat-containing protein — translation MKTIFRLAIAFFAILFILSPVNALAASSAAVTGANASYENQNLTGKDFSGQNLQSAQFTNVNLQDSNFSSADLRGAVFNGASIIEGNFHGADLTNGLAYLSTFKNSDLSDAIFAEAIMLRTIFEGVNINGADFSFAVLDAQQIKNLCERAEGVNSKTGVSTPESLGCDQ, via the coding sequence ATGAAAACTATCTTTCGATTAGCGATCGCTTTTTTTGCAATACTATTTATCCTATCTCCTGTCAATGCCTTAGCTGCCAGTTCTGCTGCTGTCACAGGAGCCAATGCCAGTTATGAAAACCAGAATCTGACAGGAAAGGATTTTTCGGGACAAAATTTGCAATCTGCTCAATTTACTAACGTTAATCTCCAAGATTCTAACTTTAGTTCTGCCGATTTGCGCGGGGCGGTGTTTAACGGAGCCTCTATCATCGAAGGCAACTTTCATGGAGCGGACTTAACCAATGGGTTAGCCTATCTGAGTACCTTTAAAAATTCCGATTTAAGCGATGCCATTTTTGCCGAAGCAATTATGCTGCGTACCATTTTCGAGGGAGTAAATATCAACGGTGCTGATTTTAGTTTTGCCGTGCTTGACGCTCAACAAATCAAAAATCTCTGTGAAAGAGCCGAGGGTGTAAACTCAAAAACCGGCGTCTCTACCCCGGAATCTTTAGGATGTGATCAATGA
- a CDS encoding branched-chain amino acid ABC transporter permease has protein sequence MDTPQLLFNGLAVGSIIALAAVGLTLTCGILRLSNFAHGDFMTLGAYITWVVNAQGINLWLAMLVGAAVTAIAMLIAERLLWKPMRDRRADSTTLIIISIGLALFLRNGILMIWGGSNQRYDLPVMTATEIFGIKVAFDRLLVIGLAIIVIIALHFLLQKTKIGKAMRAVADSTDLARVTGINVEWVVFWTWIITGVLTALAGGMFGLITGGVRPNMGWFLILPMFAAVILGGIGNPYGAIAGALIIGVAQEISVPLIGSDYKLAVALLIMILLLLFRPQGLFKGTV, from the coding sequence ATGGATACACCGCAACTTTTATTCAATGGTTTAGCCGTCGGCAGTATTATTGCTCTGGCTGCTGTTGGGTTAACCCTTACCTGTGGCATTTTGCGTCTGTCTAATTTTGCCCACGGCGATTTTATGACTTTGGGTGCTTACATAACTTGGGTGGTAAATGCTCAAGGGATTAATCTCTGGTTAGCGATGCTGGTGGGGGCAGCAGTGACAGCTATTGCCATGCTCATTGCCGAGAGATTATTATGGAAACCTATGCGCGATCGACGGGCTGATTCTACCACTTTAATTATTATTTCGATCGGTTTGGCTTTATTTCTTCGCAATGGTATTTTAATGATCTGGGGCGGTAGTAATCAACGCTACGATCTGCCTGTGATGACCGCTACAGAAATTTTTGGGATTAAAGTAGCTTTCGATCGATTGTTAGTCATTGGTTTGGCAATTATAGTTATTATTGCCCTCCATTTTTTATTACAAAAAACTAAGATCGGTAAGGCGATGCGCGCCGTAGCTGACAGCACCGATTTAGCTAGAGTAACTGGAATTAACGTCGAATGGGTTGTGTTCTGGACATGGATAATTACGGGAGTTTTAACTGCTTTAGCCGGAGGGATGTTCGGGTTAATTACTGGGGGAGTACGTCCCAATATGGGCTGGTTTTTAATCTTACCAATGTTTGCGGCCGTTATTTTAGGTGGTATTGGTAATCCCTACGGAGCGATTGCTGGGGCTTTAATTATTGGTGTTGCCCAAGAAATTAGTGTTCCCTTAATTGGTTCTGATTATAAATTAGCCGTGGCTTTATTAATTATGATCTTGCTGTTATTATTCCGTCCCCAAGGGTTATTTAAAGGCACGGTTTAA
- a CDS encoding DUF4346 domain-containing protein: MSELKSQITAIDHQLSKRPIALDPAGYFIIYLDREAGLICAKHYSNIINEKGLAVDPETGKVIGVRQKLDRNPETIYTARTAKELAVKVIEETQPCPITMFDHAAYLGREFTRAEYALITGEEYIQD, translated from the coding sequence ATGAGCGAATTAAAATCCCAAATCACGGCTATTGATCATCAACTTTCCAAACGTCCGATCGCTCTCGATCCCGCAGGATATTTTATTATTTATCTCGACCGAGAAGCTGGGTTAATCTGTGCCAAACATTACAGCAATATTATCAACGAAAAAGGTTTAGCCGTCGATCCAGAAACGGGAAAAGTTATCGGTGTTAGGCAAAAACTTGATCGCAATCCTGAGACTATTTACACCGCAAGAACCGCCAAAGAATTAGCCGTCAAAGTGATCGAAGAAACCCAACCTTGTCCCATTACTATGTTCGATCATGCTGCTTATTTAGGTCGAGAATTTACCCGCGCTGAATACGCTTTAATCACCGGGGAAGAATATATTCAGGATTAA
- a CDS encoding SDR family oxidoreductase, which translates to MSNFDAFADFRMDGHVAIVTGGAQNIGEAIGKTFSGAGAKVMIADLNGEKAQATAEAIQAVTGNQVLGIGCNVTVEEDIQQCVAKTVAAFGGISTLVNNVGWGKAYDDPLEVPMEEMIESYKLNTLAATRMTSACRPYLLKAENATITNSGSLVGVLPAFDFIAYSAAKAALNHLMLGLAHYFAKQVRVNTVLIGTVITEGYAAAGLDEKAQYALAHPDNLTGRAGKPQDIANAFLWLASPAGSWVSGQTLQVSGGGKRVRLKPE; encoded by the coding sequence ATGAGCAATTTTGATGCTTTTGCTGATTTTCGGATGGATGGTCATGTGGCCATTGTCACCGGCGGGGCCCAAAATATTGGGGAAGCCATTGGGAAAACCTTTTCCGGCGCGGGAGCCAAGGTCATGATTGCCGACCTGAATGGAGAGAAGGCCCAAGCAACAGCCGAGGCTATTCAAGCTGTCACAGGGAATCAAGTTCTAGGGATCGGCTGCAACGTCACTGTGGAGGAAGATATTCAACAATGTGTGGCCAAAACGGTGGCAGCTTTTGGCGGCATTTCTACCCTTGTTAATAACGTTGGTTGGGGTAAAGCTTACGACGACCCCCTAGAGGTTCCCATGGAGGAAATGATCGAAAGCTATAAACTCAATACCTTAGCGGCGACGCGGATGACTTCCGCTTGTCGCCCCTATTTGCTGAAAGCGGAAAATGCCACGATTACTAACTCCGGTTCGCTGGTGGGGGTTTTGCCAGCTTTTGACTTTATTGCCTATTCTGCCGCTAAAGCCGCCCTTAACCATCTGATGCTAGGTCTGGCTCACTATTTTGCTAAACAGGTCCGCGTCAATACTGTCTTAATTGGGACCGTGATCACCGAAGGCTATGCGGCGGCGGGTTTGGATGAAAAAGCCCAATATGCTCTAGCTCATCCCGACAACCTGACCGGACGCGCTGGTAAACCCCAAGATATTGCTAACGCTTTCCTCTGGTTAGCTTCTCCAGCTGGTTCTTGGGTGAGCGGTCAAACCTTACAAGTCTCTGGTGGTGGCAAACGCGTCCGTCTCAAACCCGAATAA
- the hdhA gene encoding 7-alpha-hydroxysteroid dehydrogenase, with the protein MTVLDAFKLDGQVAIVTGAGAGIGRGIAELFAQAGAAVVVSDLKEDTAAIVADGIKEKGGRAIAVACDVTNEQALENLVKSTLDAFGKITLLVNNAGGGGPKPFDMPMDTFIWAYKINVFSTFHLCQLCVPYMEAAGGGAILNISSMSAENKNINMASYSSSKAAVSHLTRNIAFDLGPKGIRVNAIAPGAIKTDALAKVLTPDIEKVMLKHTPLARLGEPSDIAYSALFLCSPAASWVSGQLLTVSGGGVQELD; encoded by the coding sequence ATGACCGTTTTGGACGCATTTAAGCTCGATGGACAAGTAGCGATTGTAACCGGGGCAGGTGCGGGCATTGGCCGGGGCATTGCCGAATTATTTGCCCAAGCAGGGGCAGCGGTGGTGGTCAGTGACCTCAAGGAAGACACCGCCGCTATTGTTGCTGATGGCATTAAGGAAAAGGGCGGCAGAGCGATCGCGGTTGCCTGTGATGTTACCAATGAACAGGCCTTAGAAAACTTAGTCAAGTCCACCCTGGATGCTTTTGGCAAAATCACCCTGCTGGTAAACAATGCCGGCGGTGGTGGGCCAAAACCCTTTGATATGCCCATGGATACTTTCATCTGGGCCTATAAAATCAATGTATTTTCGACGTTTCATCTCTGTCAATTATGTGTCCCTTATATGGAAGCGGCGGGGGGAGGAGCGATTTTAAATATCTCCTCGATGTCGGCAGAGAACAAGAATATCAATATGGCCTCTTATAGCTCCTCTAAAGCCGCCGTTAGCCACCTCACCCGCAATATTGCTTTTGATCTCGGACCGAAAGGAATTCGCGTCAATGCGATTGCACCTGGCGCGATCAAAACCGATGCCTTGGCTAAGGTGCTGACTCCGGATATTGAAAAAGTGATGCTCAAGCATACCCCCCTCGCCCGCTTAGGGGAACCCAGTGATATTGCCTACTCTGCCCTTTTCCTCTGTTCACCGGCGGCCAGTTGGGTGAGTGGGCAGCTCCTCACCGTTAGCGGCGGCGGGGTTCAGGAATTGGATTAA